The DNA window AGCACGCAGGCCGTCTTCAGCTTCCGCTCCCCCGGCAACGTCACGACGAAGTTCCCCGGGCGCGGCTCTTCCCACTCGACCTCGAGCTCGGCGAGGGCGGACCGGATGACCGAAGCAGCGGCGCTCACGCGCTCAATGCTGCCAGGGACTCGATCGCCTCCTGATAGACGTCCAGGGTTCGTTCGGCCGTCGCCGACCAGCCGAACCGCTGCGCGTGCCGCACGCCAGCCGCTCCGTACGCCCGAAGCCGGAGCGGATCGCAGACCAGCGACCGCAGCACCCGCGCCCACTCCTCCGGCGCGTGCGAGTCGACCAGGACGCCCGACACCCCGTCCGCGACCGCGGTCAGCAGCCCGCCCGTCGCCGCCGCGACCACCGGCGTTCCGCACGCCTGCGCCTCCAGCGCGACCAGGCCGAACGACTCGTTGTACGACGGCACCGCCACCAGATCGGCCGCCCGATACCAGCTGGCCAGCTCGTGCTGGCGCACCGGCGGCTCGAAGCGGACCAGGTCGTCGACGCGGAGCGTCTTCGCCAGCCGTACGAGGGCGTCCGGCTCCGCCGTTCCCGAGCCGGAGGGCCCGCCGACGACCGCCACGACCAGCCGGGACCGCAGCGACGGGTCGCGCGCGACCAGCTCGGCGGCCGCCCGGATGAGCACGTCCGGCGCCTTCAACGGCTGGATCCTCCCCACGAACGCGAGCACGATCGCGTCCGGCGGCAACCCCAGCCGCTTGCGCTCCAACAGCCGGTCGCCGGGCGAGAACACGTCCAGATCCACGCCCGG is part of the Tenggerimyces flavus genome and encodes:
- the mshA gene encoding D-inositol-3-phosphate glycosyltransferase, encoding MRLPKRVAMLSVHTSPLDQPGTGDAGGLNVYVLELARELAQRDIEIEIFTRATSSDLPPVVESEPGIRVRNVVAGPFEGLSKNDLPAQLCPFARDVLRAEAMRDHGWYDLVHSHYWLSGQVGALAKDRWGVPLVHTMHTMAKVKNSLLADGDEPEPQARIIGEEQVVEASDRLIANTDQEARQLIDLYAADPRRVAVVNPGVDLDVFSPGDRLLERKRLGLPPDAIVLAFVGRIQPLKAPDVLIRAAAELVARDPSLRSRLVVAVVGGPSGSGTAEPDALVRLAKTLRVDDLVRFEPPVRQHELASWYRAADLVAVPSYNESFGLVALEAQACGTPVVAAATGGLLTAVADGVSGVLVDSHAPEEWARVLRSLVCDPLRLRAYGAAGVRHAQRFGWSATAERTLDVYQEAIESLAALSA